Proteins encoded in a region of the Capra hircus breed San Clemente chromosome 3, ASM170441v1, whole genome shotgun sequence genome:
- the TMEM79 gene encoding transmembrane protein 79 translates to MTEPETLALLEVKGPETLEKSPPQALVPNGRKLEGEDGVESLGAESSRVGSSAESPTAREGTKDGLDSTVSEAATLPWGTGPQPSAPFPDPPGWRNIEPEPPESEPPTKLEELPEDEASLLPEKAARAFVPIDLQCIERRPQEDLVVCCEASEGEHRRTFLPPRATHPQPPECKWAEAVVKPPGHSCGGCGGCGGREVLRAVASVAAALILFPCLLYGAYAFLPFDAPRLPTMSSRLIYTLRCGVFATFPIVLGILVYGLSLLCFSALRPFGEPRREVEIHRRYVAQSVQLFILYFFNLAVLSTYLPQDTLKLLPLLTGLFAISRLIYWLTFAVGRSFRGFGYGLTFLPLLSMLMWNFYYMFVVEPERMLTASESRLDYPDHARSASDYRPRSRG, encoded by the exons ATGACAGAACCCGAGACCCTGGCCCTGCTGGAAGTGAAGGGGCCTGAGACCCTGGAGAAGAGCCCACCCCAGGCCTTGGTCCCCAATGGCCGGAAGCTGGAAGGGGAAGACGGGGTTGAGTCCCTTGGAGCTGAGTCCTCTAGAGTGGGGTCTTCAGCTGAGTCTCCCACAGCCAGAGAGGGGACCAAGGACGGTCTAGACAGCACAGTAAGTGAGGCTGCCACTTTGCCTTGGGGAACTGGCCCCCAGCCCAGTGCCCCGTTCCCAGATCCCCCGGGCTGGAGGAACATTGAGCCTGAGCCCCCCGAGTCAGAGCCACCCACCAAACTAGAGGAGTTGCCTGAAGATGAAGCCAGCCTGCTGCCCGAGAAGGCAGCCCGGGCCTTCGTGCCCATCGACCTACAGTGCATTGAGCGGCGGCCCCAGGAGGACCTCGTTGTGTGCTGTGAGGCCAGCGAGGGCGAGCACCGCCGGACCTTCCTGCCCCCCCGGGCCACCCACCCTCAGCCCCCGGAGTGCAAGTGGGCCGAAGCAGTGGTGAAGCCGCCTGGCCACTCCTGTGGGGGCTGTGGGGGCTGTGGAGGCCGAGAGGTGCTGAGGGCCGTGGCCTCGGTGGCAGCTGCCCTCATCCTCTTCCCCTGCCTGCTCTACGGGGCATACGCCTTCCTGCCCTTCGATGCCCCACGCCTGCCGACCATGAGTTCCCGCCTTATCTACACCTTGCGCTGTGGGGTCTTTGCTACCTTCCCCATTGTACTGG GGATCCTGGTGTACGGGCTGAGCCTGCTGTGCTTTTCTGCCCTTCGGCCCTTTGGGGAGCCGCGGCGGGAGGTGGAGATCCACCGGCGATATGTGGCCCAGTCGGTCCAGCTCTTCATCCTCTACTTCTTCAACCTGGCCGTGCTTTCCACCTACCTGCCTCAAGATACCCTCAAACTGCTCCCTCTACTCACAGGTCTCTTTGCCATCTCCCG GCTCATATACTGGCTGACCTTCGCTGTGGGCCGCTCCTTCCGAGGCTTTGGCTACGGCCTGACGTTCCTGCCTCTGCTGTCCATGCTGATGTGGAACTTCTACTACATGTTCGTGGTGGAGCCTGAACGCATGCTCACTGCCTCCGAGAGCCGCCTGGACTACCCTGACCATGCCCGCTCAGCCTCAGACTACAGGCCCCGCTCCCGGGGCTGA
- the GLMP gene encoding glycosylated lysosomal membrane protein, translating to MSGYEKPSRGWGFCAPSPMLLLSLLTAAPLGLLGEETRQVSLKVISNAPDFSQNLLHIRAVGTNSTLHYVWSSLGPPAVLLVATNTPNSTLSVNWSLLLSSDPDGGLMVLPEESIQFSSALVFTRLFEFDSTNMSDAASRPPGKSYPPYSLANFSWNNITDSLDPATLSATFRGHPVRDPTGAFANGSLAFRVQAFSTSGRPAQPPRLLHSADTCQVEVALVGASPRGNRSLFGLEVATLGQGPGCPSMQEQHSIDDEYAPAVFQLDQLLWGSLPSGFMQWRPVAFSQKQGSRDSAMPCQSSPLHPTLAYLLPQSPIVRAFFKTQDHSCAFNLTFGAPTGPGYWDQHYLSWSMLLGVGSPPVDALSPLVLGIMAVALGAPALMLLAGGLFLLLGRKRDSEYQSIN from the exons ATGAGCGGCTATGAAAAGCCTAGCCGGGGTTGGGGGTTCTGTGCCCCCAGCCCCATGCTCCTCCTGAGTCTACTGACGGCAGCTCCACTTggcctgctgggggaggagaccCGCCAG GTGTCTCTGAAGGTCATCTCTAACGCGCCGGACTTTTCCCAGAACCTGCTTCATATTCGGGCAgtgggcaccaactccacactgcACTATGTGTGGAGCAGCCTGGGTCCCCCAGCAGTGCTGTTGGTGGCCACCAACACCCCTAACAGTACCCTGAGTGTCAACTGGAGCCTCCTGCTCTCCTCTGATCCTGACGGGGGCCTGATGGTGCTCCCCGAGGAGAGCATTCAATTTTCTTCTGCCCTTGTCTTTACCAGG CTGTTTGAGTTTGATAGCACCAATATGTCCGATGCGGCCTCAAGGCCTCCAGGAAAATCATATCCTCCGTATTCCTTGGCCAATTTCTCCTGGAacaacatcactgactcactggatccTGCCACCCTCAGCGCAACATTTCGAGGCCACCCTGTTCGCGACCCCACTGGGGCCTTTGCCAATGGCAGCCTGGCCTTCAGG GTCCAGGCCTTCTCCACCTCTGGCCGACCAGCCCAACCCCCTCGCCTCCTGCACTCAGCGGACACCTGCCAGGTAGAGGTGGCCCTGGTTGGGGCCTCTCCCCGGGGAAACCGCTCCCTGTTTGGGCTGGAGGTAGCCACCTTGGGCCAGGGCCCTGGCTGCCCCTCAATGCAGGAGCAGCACTCCATCGATGATGAGTACGCCCCCGCTGTCTTCCAG TTGGACCAGCTGCTGTGGGGCTCCCTCCCATCAGGCTTCATGCAGTGGCGACCAGTGGCTTTCTCCCAGAAGCAGGGCAGCCGGGACTCAGCCATGCCCTGCCAATCTTCCCCACTTCACCCCACGTTGGCATACCTTCTCCCCCAGTCACCCATTGTCCGAGCCTTCTTTAAGACCCAGGACCACTCCTGTGCCTTCAATCTGACATTTGGGGCTCCCACAGGCCCTGGCTACTGGGACCAACACTACCTCAGCTG GTCCATGCTCCTGGGTGTGGGCAGCCCTCCAGTGGATGCCTTGTCCCCGCTAGTCCTAGGCATCATGGCAGTGGCCCTAGGTGCCCCAGCACTCATGCTGCTGGCAGGAGGCCTGTTTCTGCTGCTGGGCCGCAAGCGGGACTCTGAATACCAGTCCATAAATTGA